One window from the genome of Natronomonas pharaonis DSM 2160 encodes:
- a CDS encoding type II/IV secretion system ATPase subunit: protein MASNHTDSRLESLRRQLRRTAELLQGTTVPGGAYRPSDHSPIVGDHDVDGRVVDQYWLNAPFSYAVISYDETESQHRYHAIEPDLDRFESDLLETLYDDVRAPLLYEKRDEPPEEALRQELRRRLQQYGTNIDTATVYRLFYYLYRRFQGFGRLDPLMYDPHIEDISCDGYELPLYIYHDDYQDIESNITFDRDELDNYIIRMAQQSGRHISVGNPIVETTLQDGSRAELALGEEVTPRGSAFTVRKYSDEPFTPIDLLEYGTYSLEQMAYLWMAIEHNKNIVFAGGTASGKTTSMNAISMFIPPRSKLITIEDTRELSLYHDNWLSCVTRERLDEGADVTMYDLLRSSLRHRPEYIIVGEVRGEEAITLFQAMNTGHTTLSTMHADSVQTVINRLENEPINVPRPMVQSLDVLCVQTLARFGGERVRRASTIAEIEGIDQRTGELDYTNAYRWESGSDEFREGTRSLMDEIREERGWSQSELLRELQRRRLVLQFLQERGVNEYQRFTAMVNRYYASPDTVMQRIEEAETDLDTDLDDKSDQQQA, encoded by the coding sequence ATGGCATCTAATCACACGGACAGTCGGCTCGAGTCGCTCCGTCGGCAGCTACGACGCACAGCGGAGCTACTACAGGGAACGACCGTTCCGGGCGGTGCGTATCGACCGAGCGACCACAGCCCGATAGTCGGGGATCACGATGTTGATGGCCGGGTCGTGGACCAGTACTGGCTGAACGCCCCCTTTTCATACGCCGTTATCAGCTACGACGAGACCGAAAGCCAGCACCGATATCACGCTATCGAGCCCGACCTCGACCGATTCGAGAGCGACCTGCTCGAGACACTGTACGACGACGTTCGCGCCCCGCTACTGTATGAGAAACGAGACGAACCGCCCGAGGAGGCGCTCCGTCAGGAGCTTCGCCGACGCCTCCAGCAGTACGGAACGAATATCGACACGGCGACGGTTTATCGCCTCTTCTACTATCTATACCGCCGGTTTCAGGGCTTCGGACGGCTTGACCCACTGATGTACGACCCACACATTGAGGATATCTCCTGTGACGGCTACGAGCTGCCGCTGTACATCTACCACGATGACTATCAAGATATCGAGTCGAACATCACCTTCGACCGGGACGAGCTCGATAACTACATCATCCGGATGGCCCAGCAATCCGGTCGGCACATCTCCGTCGGTAATCCCATCGTCGAGACGACGCTGCAGGATGGGTCCCGTGCTGAACTGGCGCTCGGTGAGGAAGTCACTCCTCGCGGGTCGGCGTTTACCGTCCGGAAATACAGCGACGAGCCGTTCACCCCTATCGACCTGTTGGAGTACGGTACCTACTCGCTCGAGCAGATGGCATATCTCTGGATGGCCATCGAGCACAACAAGAACATCGTCTTCGCTGGCGGGACAGCATCCGGCAAGACGACGTCGATGAACGCTATCTCAATGTTCATCCCGCCGCGGTCGAAGCTGATTACCATCGAGGACACCCGGGAGCTGTCGCTGTACCACGACAACTGGCTCTCGTGTGTCACCCGCGAACGGCTCGACGAAGGAGCCGACGTGACGATGTACGACCTGCTCCGGTCTTCGCTCCGCCATCGCCCCGAGTACATCATCGTCGGTGAGGTGCGTGGTGAAGAGGCCATTACGCTGTTTCAGGCGATGAACACCGGTCACACAACGCTGTCGACGATGCACGCCGACTCGGTGCAGACAGTCATCAACCGGCTCGAAAACGAGCCCATCAACGTGCCGCGACCGATGGTCCAGTCGCTGGACGTGCTCTGTGTCCAGACGCTCGCCCGCTTCGGCGGCGAGCGGGTCCGCCGCGCGAGCACCATCGCCGAAATCGAGGGTATCGACCAGCGAACCGGCGAACTCGACTACACCAACGCGTATCGGTGGGAATCGGGGTCCGACGAGTTCCGGGAAGGGACCCGAAGCTTGATGGATGAAATCCGAGAGGAGCGTGGCTGGTCGCAGTCGGAGCTGCTTCGCGAACTGCAGCGGCGGCGGCTGGTGTTGCAGTTCCTGCAGGAACGGGGTGTCAACGAGTACCAGCGGTTTACAGCCATGGTCAACCGGTACTACGCCTCGCCGGATACGGTGATGCAACGCATTGAGGAAGCGGAGACGGACCTCGACACCGACCTCGATGACAAATCGGACCAACAGCAAGCATAA
- a CDS encoding type II secretion system F family protein, which translates to MFRFLPLVAAVGVTAVLVAAPFIGRIDTMVSRLAFRLFDGRSISAPPQRTKLLRGAAIGTPYREYATKTYFYIVFAAAVGAVFGVYAGAGVFALVETYGPGVPTVLPTVFGLDGTRLALLLLTSGLVGSLAAGGAYAARWRLPSIRADARQRQIDASLPRMVAFTYALTRGGMSFPDVLRTLSQNEDVFGEGAAEIGVVVRRMDLFNVDLVTAVQDISQQTPSEQFAQFSENLVSVLQSGQNVSTFLREQYERYRDEAEEQQKEILELLATAAEVYVTVIVAGMLFLVTILLIIGLTVGETLFIMQAIAYVIIPAANLLILSYLLEITQPLRTGGEARQLLGVGGAATPQEVVDTSSEYHHPQSAENHERLDAYRRIQSIQETLASPVQSLVTRPTLLLYVTVPIALVVTAYRLPGAIAGGSIDIEVLDDILIQAAIFLMGTFAVVYEVSKYRLRRLEQAVPDFLDRLASLNEAGISVVSSLDRVRDSDVGALDDEVNRIWRDIEWGATVEQSLNRFESRVKTPSVTRVVTLITNSMRASNEIGPVLRIAAEQARSDLRLRRQRRQEMLTYLVVIYVSFLVFLIVILALDYVLIPSLPDAEALAGPEGAPAMLGGFEGGDEEAYQLIFFHTAVIQSTLSGVVGGVMGGGSIKDGMKHSTAMLTITYVLLTLL; encoded by the coding sequence ATGTTCCGGTTCCTCCCGCTTGTCGCCGCGGTGGGTGTCACGGCCGTTCTTGTTGCGGCCCCTTTCATCGGCCGTATCGATACAATGGTCTCGCGGTTGGCGTTTCGGCTCTTCGACGGCCGGTCGATATCGGCTCCGCCTCAGCGAACGAAGCTGCTTCGCGGGGCGGCAATCGGGACTCCCTACCGCGAGTACGCCACGAAGACCTATTTTTATATCGTCTTCGCGGCCGCAGTGGGTGCCGTTTTCGGGGTTTACGCCGGTGCTGGGGTGTTCGCACTCGTGGAAACGTACGGCCCCGGCGTCCCGACAGTGCTACCGACCGTCTTCGGGCTGGATGGCACTCGGCTCGCACTGTTGCTCCTCACCAGCGGGCTCGTCGGCTCACTGGCTGCGGGCGGAGCGTATGCGGCCCGATGGCGGCTGCCATCCATCCGTGCCGACGCCAGACAGCGGCAGATAGACGCCAGCCTGCCGCGGATGGTCGCCTTTACGTATGCGCTCACCCGCGGCGGGATGTCGTTTCCCGATGTGCTTCGGACGCTCTCACAGAACGAGGATGTCTTCGGTGAGGGGGCCGCCGAGATCGGCGTCGTTGTCAGGCGGATGGACCTGTTCAACGTCGACCTCGTAACAGCGGTCCAAGACATCTCACAGCAGACACCCTCCGAACAGTTCGCACAGTTCTCCGAGAACCTCGTCAGCGTACTCCAGAGCGGCCAGAACGTTTCGACGTTTCTCCGCGAACAGTACGAGCGGTACCGCGACGAGGCCGAAGAACAGCAGAAAGAAATTCTTGAGTTACTCGCGACGGCAGCCGAGGTCTACGTTACCGTCATCGTCGCTGGGATGCTGTTTCTGGTCACGATACTGCTCATCATCGGGCTGACCGTCGGTGAGACGCTGTTTATTATGCAGGCCATCGCCTATGTCATCATCCCAGCAGCGAACCTGCTGATACTGTCGTATCTGCTCGAAATTACCCAACCCCTCCGGACGGGAGGCGAGGCCCGACAGCTCCTCGGTGTCGGTGGTGCGGCAACGCCACAAGAAGTCGTCGACACCAGCAGTGAGTACCACCACCCGCAGTCGGCTGAAAACCACGAGCGTCTCGACGCCTACCGTCGCATCCAGTCGATTCAGGAGACGCTTGCGAGTCCGGTGCAGTCGCTGGTTACCCGTCCGACCCTGCTGCTCTACGTAACGGTGCCAATTGCCCTCGTCGTCACCGCCTATCGGCTGCCGGGGGCAATCGCCGGCGGCAGCATCGACATCGAGGTGCTTGACGACATCCTCATTCAAGCGGCCATCTTCCTGATGGGAACCTTCGCCGTCGTCTACGAGGTAAGCAAATACCGACTCCGGCGACTGGAGCAGGCCGTTCCGGACTTCCTCGACCGGCTCGCCAGCCTCAACGAGGCCGGCATTTCCGTCGTCTCGTCGCTGGACCGCGTCCGTGACAGCGATGTCGGCGCACTCGACGACGAAGTAAACCGCATCTGGCGGGACATCGAATGGGGTGCGACCGTCGAACAATCGCTAAACCGGTTTGAAAGCCGGGTCAAGACCCCATCTGTCACTCGCGTGGTGACGCTGATCACGAATTCGATGCGGGCCTCCAACGAAATCGGCCCGGTTCTCAGAATCGCCGCCGAGCAAGCACGCTCCGACCTCCGGCTCCGGCGACAGCGTCGCCAGGAGATGCTCACCTACCTCGTGGTCATCTACGTCTCGTTTCTGGTCTTTTTGATCGTCATTCTCGCACTCGATTATGTGCTCATCCCGAGCCTGCCGGATGCCGAAGCGCTCGCCGGGCCTGAGGGCGCACCAGCAATGCTCGGAGGCTTTGAGGGGGGCGATGAAGAGGCCTACCAGCTCATCTTCTTCCACACCGCCGTCATCCAGTCGACGCTCTCTGGGGTTGTCGGCGGCGTCATGGGGGGCGGCTCGATAAAAGACGGTATGAAGCATTCGACGGCCATGCTGACAATAACGTATGTGCTGTTGACCCTGCTGTAG
- a CDS encoding class I SAM-dependent methyltransferase has protein sequence MDDRPGVRATYERIADHFAETREYPWPEVESFCADRHVVTALDVGCGNGRHTELLGAHADHVIGIDASGRLLALARERAPNAAFLEADAAALPLADGVVDLAVYVATLHHLPSRELRRQSLDELARVLDESGTALVSAWSTAHDRFDADEDAEDGFDTDVEWTLPGGETVPRFYHIYAPAEFDTDIAESDLTAVDSFVSSGNCYAVVEAA, from the coding sequence ATGGACGACAGGCCGGGCGTGCGGGCGACCTACGAACGTATCGCCGACCACTTTGCGGAGACGAGGGAATACCCCTGGCCCGAAGTCGAGTCTTTCTGTGCGGACCGCCACGTTGTGACCGCCCTCGACGTTGGGTGTGGAAACGGGAGGCACACGGAACTGCTCGGCGCACACGCCGACCACGTCATCGGCATCGACGCCAGCGGCCGCCTACTCGCGCTGGCACGTGAGCGCGCACCGAATGCGGCGTTCCTTGAGGCCGACGCTGCCGCGCTCCCGCTTGCCGACGGTGTCGTCGACCTCGCAGTCTACGTTGCGACGCTGCATCATCTCCCAAGCCGCGAGCTTCGGCGACAGAGCCTCGATGAACTCGCCCGCGTACTCGATGAGAGCGGAACGGCGCTCGTCAGCGCGTGGAGCACCGCCCACGACCGCTTCGACGCCGATGAAGACGCCGAGGACGGCTTTGACACGGATGTCGAGTGGACGCTGCCCGGCGGCGAGACCGTGCCGCGGTTCTACCACATCTATGCGCCCGCCGAGTTCGATACCGACATCGCCGAAAGCGACCTCACGGCCGTCGACTCGTTTGTCTCCAGCGGCAACTGTTATGCGGTCGTCGAGGCAGCCTGA
- a CDS encoding TaqI-like C-terminal specificity domain-containing protein, producing MSSSGDLLDALHGIANRVDDDMSERDIENLFIETGFYSTLGYEGTGTDIRSEFTLSDDRRPDYITLDTNEAVTAVYEFKTSGRSLPPHESQLFHYMENLRAEYGVLTNGEELRLYRRDKESAVLAVSLEAVSESDARDLFSTLQKREFDLTDPDDVNQFLTGLDPIPLDEKAELGQEHFFDTFRLEEGSPFADLVTGMMDLLEELRDDREAKFVKGAYDFWEATYADVPDDDEIPDSWEPFIDGDQSIHDFMFCLESGHALLSRVLLAKATEDHDFFVGTGYDGMGEYFHGLQGFGDSINLDAFPVAADNLIDDMQEQLVEGLFQDDIFVWWTDGYAEEISRGHDTGASQFEAVATGRGDEGGVTRISEATRNRFSRAVAEVFFNVLRFDFGDIQGDLLGDLYQKYFDPETRKALGEFYTPQPVVDYIMDGVGYERGVSNERLIDPACGSGTFLVEAVERYIEDVEQYEDDPDWKEHLQDLCTRPRVVGLDIHPFAVLMAQIRFVVAVLPAYREAKQQHPGYTIRRLPIYRTDTLRNERELTGADLGDDGTRQMTFDAMTEDEQDVRIPVPLPVEVDESEVAETEDGFLVRRVRMPLFDTIQLETGVNNFGEYFAALQGVLDTVKDHMALAEEFGDDFDWSYQSGLEERINHHTERDYDGVEEFFAPYVDDMLENVRYLKEEHNDGRLFKIFEDTVLALVVKNYMEYDYVVGNPPYVRKESIPSEYKQNILKPLYPEVYTGNADLSVYFAQRGIELLREGGKMSYITSIKFTKSTYGEGIRNSILSDTQIKEFSNFEMSNFFEDATAYPCVFVLEEGAPNNDYDIPVIYAKDKPNDVSSAIQTMRDAIRNPDTVRADYFERYITRKSNLDEREWRFVPKEANDAFEKVDNLKEAVLSEVMEDISAGIKTGMNSVFILEDDETDKVEDELLHPILRGNEIKKYDIGIPDEHVIYTNGVQIDDYPQAKSYLSEYREKLANRSDGAFKGKEWFELNIPLSTEVLDSNKILCPDISEENNFAYDTEATHILNTAYLLRATDDSDYSLKYLTGLLNSNVLEFYVKMISPPLRGGYHRYITKYLEPLPVKSDVDSVTKVEQQVDEIRDIKRKEEKASKFPKAYVDEYGGELDYITYEWQTRRYPVNAEVQGDVDGDFTVQAGRSDTISDPAMYSDDREARKRRAEYVHAAVDGRNVKSGEETTIPIPRSDDGVAALLEELEADKKEVQETSIEELEAEIDEAVYDLFELTAEEREVVEEYLEVF from the coding sequence ATGTCTTCGAGTGGTGACTTACTCGACGCCCTCCACGGAATTGCTAACCGCGTTGACGATGATATGAGTGAACGCGATATCGAGAATCTATTCATTGAGACTGGGTTCTACAGTACGCTCGGCTACGAAGGGACAGGGACGGATATCCGAAGCGAATTTACGCTCTCTGACGACCGTCGACCGGACTACATAACTCTCGACACCAACGAGGCAGTTACCGCTGTCTACGAGTTCAAAACCAGCGGGCGAAGTCTTCCACCACACGAGTCGCAGCTATTCCACTACATGGAGAATCTGCGAGCGGAGTACGGCGTCCTAACGAACGGAGAGGAGCTGCGGCTCTATCGACGAGACAAAGAAAGCGCCGTTCTTGCCGTCTCGCTTGAAGCGGTTTCTGAATCTGATGCGAGAGACCTGTTCAGCACCCTCCAGAAGCGTGAGTTCGACCTCACAGACCCGGACGATGTGAATCAATTCCTTACCGGACTCGACCCGATACCGCTCGATGAAAAAGCCGAACTGGGTCAGGAACACTTCTTCGATACCTTCCGGCTGGAAGAAGGCAGTCCATTCGCCGACCTCGTTACTGGTATGATGGATTTGCTGGAGGAGCTGCGTGACGACCGGGAAGCCAAATTCGTCAAAGGAGCCTACGACTTCTGGGAGGCTACCTACGCCGATGTACCCGATGATGACGAGATTCCAGATTCATGGGAGCCGTTCATCGACGGCGACCAGTCAATCCATGACTTTATGTTCTGTCTTGAGAGCGGCCACGCGCTCTTGTCTCGGGTGCTGCTGGCGAAGGCGACCGAAGACCACGATTTCTTCGTGGGCACCGGCTACGACGGAATGGGTGAATACTTCCACGGCTTGCAGGGGTTCGGCGACAGCATCAACCTCGACGCCTTCCCGGTCGCAGCCGACAACCTCATCGACGATATGCAGGAGCAGTTGGTCGAAGGGCTGTTCCAAGACGACATTTTCGTTTGGTGGACGGACGGCTACGCGGAAGAAATATCGCGGGGACACGATACTGGTGCGAGCCAGTTTGAGGCCGTGGCGACTGGTCGCGGTGATGAGGGCGGTGTTACCCGTATCAGCGAAGCCACGCGCAATCGTTTTAGCCGCGCCGTCGCGGAGGTCTTCTTCAACGTTCTCCGGTTCGACTTCGGAGATATACAGGGCGACCTCCTTGGAGACCTCTATCAGAAATACTTCGACCCGGAGACACGCAAGGCGCTCGGAGAGTTCTACACGCCGCAGCCGGTCGTAGACTACATTATGGACGGCGTCGGGTATGAGCGTGGGGTCTCGAATGAACGCCTCATTGACCCCGCCTGTGGGTCTGGTACGTTCCTCGTTGAGGCTGTCGAGCGGTATATCGAAGATGTAGAGCAGTACGAAGACGACCCGGACTGGAAAGAGCATCTTCAAGACCTCTGCACGCGCCCTCGTGTCGTCGGTCTCGATATTCACCCCTTCGCCGTGTTGATGGCGCAGATTCGTTTTGTCGTGGCTGTCCTCCCTGCGTACCGCGAGGCAAAACAGCAGCATCCCGGCTATACAATCCGTCGTCTGCCCATCTACCGAACTGACACGCTTCGGAACGAGCGGGAACTGACTGGGGCCGACCTCGGCGACGACGGCACCCGTCAGATGACCTTCGACGCGATGACCGAGGACGAACAGGACGTTCGGATTCCCGTCCCCCTCCCGGTTGAAGTTGACGAGTCTGAGGTAGCCGAGACAGAAGACGGCTTCCTCGTCCGTCGCGTTCGGATGCCGCTATTCGATACCATTCAATTGGAAACCGGCGTGAACAATTTCGGGGAGTATTTCGCGGCGCTTCAGGGTGTGCTGGATACAGTCAAAGACCACATGGCGCTGGCAGAGGAGTTCGGCGACGACTTCGATTGGTCGTATCAGAGCGGCCTCGAAGAACGAATCAATCACCACACCGAACGGGACTATGACGGCGTAGAGGAGTTCTTCGCGCCCTACGTTGACGATATGCTGGAGAACGTTCGTTACCTCAAAGAGGAACACAACGACGGGCGGCTGTTCAAGATATTCGAGGACACCGTTCTCGCCCTTGTCGTGAAGAACTACATGGAGTACGACTACGTTGTTGGCAATCCGCCGTACGTTCGAAAAGAATCAATTCCATCAGAATATAAACAGAATATCCTGAAACCGCTATATCCAGAAGTATACACCGGCAATGCGGATTTATCAGTCTATTTTGCTCAACGAGGTATAGAGCTACTCCGGGAAGGGGGAAAAATGAGCTACATCACCTCGATTAAGTTTACAAAATCGACGTACGGTGAGGGTATACGCAACTCAATTTTATCGGATACACAAATCAAAGAGTTTTCGAATTTCGAGATGAGTAATTTCTTTGAGGATGCGACAGCGTATCCCTGTGTATTTGTTCTGGAAGAGGGTGCGCCAAACAATGATTACGACATTCCTGTAATTTATGCAAAAGACAAGCCAAATGATGTAAGTTCGGCTATCCAAACGATGCGTGACGCGATACGGAATCCAGACACCGTACGGGCAGATTATTTTGAGCGATATATCACCCGGAAAAGCAACCTCGATGAACGGGAATGGAGATTTGTCCCGAAAGAGGCAAACGATGCATTCGAAAAAGTAGATAATCTGAAAGAGGCGGTGTTATCGGAGGTAATGGAAGATATTTCTGCGGGAATAAAGACTGGTATGAATAGCGTGTTCATTTTGGAAGACGATGAAACAGACAAGGTTGAAGATGAGCTTCTTCATCCCATCCTTCGCGGCAATGAAATCAAAAAGTACGATATTGGAATACCTGATGAACACGTAATCTACACAAACGGCGTTCAAATTGACGACTATCCACAGGCTAAATCATATCTATCGGAATATAGGGAGAAGCTTGCAAATCGGAGCGATGGGGCATTCAAAGGCAAAGAATGGTTTGAGCTGAATATACCCCTCTCGACTGAGGTTCTTGATAGCAACAAGATACTGTGCCCGGACATCTCTGAAGAAAACAATTTTGCGTATGATACGGAAGCAACGCATATATTGAATACTGCATATCTCCTCCGGGCAACTGACGACTCAGATTATAGTTTGAAGTATCTAACCGGACTTTTGAACTCGAATGTATTGGAGTTCTACGTGAAAATGATTAGTCCACCGCTCCGTGGTGGCTATCACAGATATATTACCAAATATCTTGAGCCACTACCTGTGAAATCCGACGTAGACTCAGTAACAAAAGTAGAGCAACAAGTGGATGAAATTCGTGATATCAAACGAAAAGAAGAGAAAGCGAGCAAATTCCCAAAAGCGTACGTAGATGAGTACGGTGGCGAACTCGATTACATCACCTACGAGTGGCAGACCCGCCGCTACCCGGTTAATGCCGAAGTACAAGGCGACGTAGATGGAGACTTCACGGTGCAGGCCGGTCGGTCAGACACAATCAGCGACCCCGCAATGTACTCTGACGACCGCGAGGCTCGAAAGCGCCGAGCCGAGTACGTTCACGCTGCCGTAGACGGTCGCAATGTCAAGAGCGGCGAGGAGACCACAATCCCGATTCCACGAAGCGATGACGGCGTGGCAGCGCTTCTCGAAGAATTAGAGGCGGATAAGAAGGAGGTTCAGGAAACCTCGATTGAGGAATTGGAAGCAGAGATTGATGAAGCAGTTTACGACCTATTTGAACTGACAGCGGAGGAACGCGAGGTCGTAGAGGAGTATCTGGAAGTCTTCTAA
- a CDS encoding TlpA family protein disulfide reductase, which translates to MELETMRPNPAWDADAYAETVATFESLADDIVVKVWGGDWCKDCRSQLPDFGAALEAAGVDDIEHYPVEKADDGSKHGPKVDEYDIEYIPTVVVEDADSGTELARFIEEEPEPIAVYLAEQLSE; encoded by the coding sequence ATGGAACTGGAGACGATGCGACCCAACCCCGCGTGGGACGCCGACGCCTACGCCGAAACGGTCGCGACGTTCGAATCGCTTGCCGACGACATCGTCGTGAAGGTCTGGGGCGGCGACTGGTGTAAGGACTGCCGCTCACAGCTTCCCGACTTCGGCGCGGCGCTGGAAGCCGCTGGCGTTGACGACATCGAACACTACCCGGTCGAGAAAGCCGACGACGGCTCAAAACACGGCCCGAAGGTCGACGAATACGACATCGAGTACATCCCGACGGTGGTCGTCGAGGACGCCGACAGCGGGACGGAACTGGCTCGCTTCATCGAGGAGGAGCCGGAGCCGATTGCGGTGTATCTGGCCGAACAGCTCTCCGAGTGA
- a CDS encoding PLP-dependent cysteine synthase family protein, whose protein sequence is MKRGILDTIGSPLVQVESPPGSVIAAKIESKNPGGSAKDRPALAMVEAAEAAGELEPGDRIVEPTSGNTGIGLAVVAAAKGYDLTVVMPESKSPERRALMRAYGADLELVEGTISDAKDCADELEAEGMVQIRQFENPANPEAHYRTTGEEILRQVGDRDIDALVAGIGTGGTISGTGRRLKEVFPEMEVIGVEPEGNAVLSGDEPGDDDFQGMGPGFVAPNLDRELLDGVEVVDIETAEAECRRLAEEEGVLVGQSSGGSLVAAKRVARRLADERGIEVPCPGPVNDIGLLDDEPPERQAVPDDCPLVVTVFWDSGERYMSTGMFD, encoded by the coding sequence ATGAAACGGGGCATTCTGGACACCATCGGGTCGCCGCTGGTGCAGGTTGAATCGCCGCCCGGGTCGGTCATCGCCGCGAAAATCGAATCGAAGAACCCCGGCGGGTCGGCAAAGGACCGACCGGCGCTGGCGATGGTCGAGGCTGCCGAAGCTGCGGGCGAACTCGAACCCGGCGACCGCATCGTTGAACCGACATCCGGGAACACCGGTATCGGGCTAGCGGTCGTGGCCGCGGCGAAGGGCTACGACCTCACGGTTGTCATGCCCGAATCGAAGTCGCCGGAGCGGCGCGCGCTGATGCGGGCCTACGGTGCCGACCTCGAACTCGTCGAGGGGACAATTTCAGACGCCAAGGACTGCGCGGACGAACTCGAAGCCGAGGGGATGGTTCAGATTCGGCAGTTCGAGAACCCCGCCAACCCGGAGGCGCATTATCGGACGACCGGCGAGGAAATCCTCCGACAGGTCGGCGACCGCGATATCGACGCCCTCGTCGCTGGCATCGGAACCGGCGGAACGATTTCGGGCACCGGCCGCCGGCTCAAGGAGGTCTTCCCGGAGATGGAGGTCATTGGTGTTGAACCCGAGGGAAACGCCGTGCTGAGCGGCGATGAACCGGGAGACGACGACTTTCAGGGAATGGGTCCTGGATTCGTTGCGCCGAACCTCGACCGCGAGCTGCTCGACGGTGTCGAGGTCGTCGACATCGAGACCGCCGAGGCGGAGTGCCGTCGTCTCGCCGAGGAAGAAGGCGTTCTTGTCGGCCAATCCTCCGGCGGGTCGCTGGTTGCGGCCAAGCGCGTCGCTCGCCGGCTGGCGGACGAACGCGGCATCGAGGTGCCCTGCCCGGGACCGGTGAACGATATCGGGCTCCTTGACGATGAACCGCCGGAGCGACAGGCGGTTCCCGACGATTGCCCGCTTGTCGTGACGGTGTTTTGGGATTCCGGTGAGCGATACATGTCAACGGGGATGTTCGACTGA
- a CDS encoding chemotaxis protein CheC: MRIAINQLEEYNYLASRGAKQAARALSQMTGIKMRHEVTGVSLVSDEALADIFTGQKYVGVQVGLSGGIAGETVLIFDPNSAGRLRKRLQSRGGESTLAGGAFAELGNIMIGGFIDGWADHLGTEVDMTPPTYIEAAGTRILPPITRRDAEEYGVFLFESRLQAVNHDLSVPIYLIPEYSEFVKLLRAQPSGLAVPAEKLTVFNGFADQSARRASQQISQLTGLRTDVTVSQLRFISFSDISSEVGTNEYVSVVFELTGRPSGYFVVMFSEDSASRVASAMLPGGVDPDNGGMMQEAIKELGNIVTSGFIDGWANTLQSSIEHSPPEYIEDSGSNIIETVQRRLSDQQEYAFTIDTTITIDNRQAEVQLYVLPDTRELAEALSALPVQE, translated from the coding sequence ATGAGAATTGCGATAAACCAACTCGAAGAGTACAATTATCTCGCGTCACGAGGGGCAAAGCAGGCCGCGCGGGCGCTGTCGCAGATGACCGGCATCAAGATGCGCCACGAGGTGACAGGTGTTAGCCTAGTCTCCGACGAGGCGCTCGCCGATATCTTCACCGGCCAGAAGTATGTCGGCGTACAGGTCGGTCTCAGCGGCGGTATCGCCGGCGAAACAGTCCTTATTTTCGACCCGAATTCAGCAGGGCGGCTCAGAAAGCGTCTCCAATCTCGGGGCGGCGAAAGCACCCTTGCCGGCGGTGCGTTCGCCGAACTGGGCAACATTATGATAGGCGGCTTCATCGACGGCTGGGCGGACCACCTCGGCACGGAGGTCGATATGACGCCGCCGACCTACATTGAGGCCGCAGGAACACGAATCCTGCCACCGATTACGCGCCGTGACGCCGAAGAGTACGGTGTCTTCCTCTTCGAGAGCCGGCTACAGGCGGTCAACCACGACCTCTCGGTCCCCATCTATCTCATTCCGGAGTACAGCGAGTTCGTCAAACTGCTCCGTGCCCAGCCCAGCGGACTGGCAGTTCCGGCAGAGAAACTCACCGTCTTCAACGGCTTTGCCGACCAGAGCGCCCGACGCGCCTCACAGCAGATATCCCAGCTAACCGGGCTCCGGACCGACGTGACGGTCAGCCAACTGCGATTCATTTCCTTTTCAGATATCTCCTCCGAGGTCGGCACCAACGAGTATGTCAGCGTTGTCTTCGAGCTAACGGGGCGTCCGAGCGGCTACTTCGTCGTGATGTTCAGCGAAGACTCCGCGAGCCGGGTCGCATCCGCGATGTTGCCCGGCGGCGTCGACCCCGACAACGGCGGAATGATGCAGGAAGCTATCAAGGAACTCGGTAACATCGTCACCAGCGGCTTCATCGACGGCTGGGCCAACACCCTCCAGAGCAGTATCGAACACTCCCCGCCGGAGTACATCGAGGATTCGGGGTCGAACATCATCGAAACCGTCCAACGGCGGCTGTCAGACCAGCAGGAGTATGCGTTCACAATCGATACGACAATCACCATCGACAACCGACAGGCCGAGGTCCAGCTATACGTCCTGCCGGACACCCGTGAGCTGGCCGAGGCGCTCTCGGCGCTGCCAGTACAGGAGTAA